A region from the Janthinobacterium agaricidamnosum genome encodes:
- a CDS encoding argininosuccinate synthase, translated as MSDIKKVVLAYSGGLDTSVILKWLQDNYQCEIVTFTADLGQGEELEPARAKAIKFGIKPENIHIEDVREEFVRDFVFPMFRANTVYEGEYLLGTSIARPLIAKRLIEIANATGADAISHGATGKGNDQVRFELGAYALKPGVKIIAPWREWDLLSREKLLKYAEDAGIEIDMKHKNGGAPYSMDANLLHISFEGRHLENPSAEAEETMWRWTVSPEKAPDEAEYLDIEYEKGDIVAINGVRMSPATVLAELNKVGGKHGVGRLDLVENRYVGMKSRGCYETPGGTIMLKAHRAIESITLDREVAHLKDDLMPRYASMIYNGYWWAPERVALQTLIDHTQETVNGWVRIKLYKGNVIVVSRDSKTDSLFDMNIATFDEDGGAYNQADAGGFIKLNALRMRIAAIAREKRGQK; from the coding sequence ATGAGCGACATTAAAAAAGTAGTCCTGGCCTATTCCGGCGGACTCGACACCTCCGTCATCCTGAAATGGCTGCAAGATAACTACCAGTGCGAAATCGTCACCTTCACGGCCGACCTGGGCCAGGGCGAAGAACTGGAACCGGCGCGCGCCAAGGCCATCAAATTCGGCATCAAGCCGGAAAACATCCATATCGAAGACGTGCGCGAGGAATTCGTGCGCGATTTCGTCTTCCCGATGTTCCGCGCCAACACCGTGTATGAAGGCGAATACCTGCTGGGCACCTCGATCGCCCGTCCGCTGATCGCCAAGCGCCTCATCGAAATCGCCAACGCCACGGGCGCCGACGCCATCTCGCACGGCGCGACCGGCAAGGGCAACGACCAGGTGCGTTTCGAACTGGGCGCCTACGCCCTGAAGCCAGGCGTGAAGATCATCGCCCCATGGCGCGAATGGGATCTGCTGTCGCGCGAAAAACTGCTGAAGTACGCGGAAGACGCCGGCATCGAAATCGACATGAAGCACAAGAACGGCGGCGCGCCGTACTCGATGGATGCCAACTTGCTGCACATCAGCTTTGAAGGCCGCCACCTGGAAAACCCGAGCGCCGAAGCGGAAGAAACCATGTGGCGCTGGACCGTCAGCCCTGAAAAGGCGCCGGACGAAGCGGAATACCTGGACATCGAATACGAAAAAGGCGACATCGTCGCCATCAACGGCGTGCGCATGTCACCCGCCACCGTGCTGGCCGAACTGAATAAAGTTGGCGGCAAGCATGGCGTGGGACGCCTGGACCTGGTGGAAAACCGCTACGTCGGCATGAAGTCGCGCGGCTGCTATGAAACCCCGGGCGGCACCATCATGCTCAAGGCCCACCGCGCCATCGAGTCGATCACCCTGGACCGCGAAGTGGCCCACCTGAAAGATGACCTGATGCCACGCTACGCATCGATGATCTACAACGGCTACTGGTGGGCGCCCGAGCGCGTTGCCCTGCAAACCCTGATCGACCACACGCAAGAAACCGTGAACGGCTGGGTACGCATCAAGCTGTACAAGGGCAATGTCATCGTTGTGTCCCGCGATTCGAAGACGGATTCGCTGTTCGACATGAACATCGCCACCTTCGACGAAGACGGCGGCGCCTACAACCAGGCCGATGCCGGCGGCTTCATCAAGCTGAACGCCTTGCGCATGCGCATCGCCGCCATCGCCCGCGAAAAACGGGGCCAGAAGTAA
- the orn gene encoding oligoribonuclease: MSQATDLTASTPAPAVPARPNEMNLVWVDMEMTGLEPDTDRIIEVAVVVTDMHLNLLAEGPVFVIHQSDETLNKMDAWNKGTHGRSGLIDKVKASTVTEAQAEAELIAFLKKYVPAGKSPMCGNTIGQDRRFMVRGMPKLEAFFHYRNVDVSTLKELCKRWKPEIATGFKKHQKHTALADILESIEELKYYREHFIKL, from the coding sequence ATGTCACAAGCGACCGACTTAACCGCATCCACCCCCGCACCCGCCGTGCCAGCACGTCCCAACGAGATGAACCTGGTCTGGGTCGACATGGAAATGACGGGCCTGGAGCCTGATACCGACCGCATCATCGAGGTGGCGGTGGTGGTGACGGACATGCACTTGAACCTGCTGGCCGAAGGCCCCGTGTTCGTGATTCACCAGTCGGATGAAACCCTGAACAAGATGGATGCCTGGAACAAGGGCACGCACGGCCGCTCGGGCCTGATCGACAAGGTGAAAGCGTCGACCGTGACGGAAGCCCAGGCGGAAGCGGAACTGATCGCCTTCCTGAAGAAATACGTGCCTGCTGGCAAGTCGCCCATGTGCGGCAACACCATCGGCCAGGACCGCCGCTTCATGGTGCGCGGCATGCCGAAGCTGGAAGCATTCTTCCACTATCGCAATGTTGACGTATCGACATTGAAAGAGCTGTGCAAGCGCTGGAAGCCGGAAATCGCCACCGGTTTCAAGAAACACCAGAAGCACACGGCCCTGGCCGATATCCTCGAGTCGATCGAAGAACTCAAGTACTACCGCGAGCATTTCATTAAATTGTAA
- a CDS encoding methyl-accepting chemotaxis protein yields MFKDLSIKNKLYLGFGSIVAIILILLGVAYNSFSRLSEANAWDRHTMEVLVEIDKIHNSILQIQVEARGFILTGNEASLTPETDETAMLSQHTQKAIAMTVDNKLQSERFRKIDQLTTTWVKEWITPLIEKRRALGNAPGATEAVARSMPPSGYPAVAQANKLLDEVAAEETRLLAERTATTAKLQETMMLTLALGGLLCVVLALGISYLLGRAILGPLNSLTDAVGRIAGGEQGARAAILSRDELGKVTEEFNRMAQTIQDNQANELAATNTLRAKVDSLLEVVSKAASGDLTGKVGITGSDAIGQLGNGLAKMFENLRSLLNNVQKAGIQVTTSATEIAASARQQEATGIEQAQTSVEILSTTKEISANTSQLLKTMEDATAVADYTTNATAEAQNNLKRMDSTMQHMVSATDSINAKLAALSEKASNINSVLITITKVADQTNILSLNAAIEAEKAGEAGRGFSVVATEIRRLADQTSVSTWDIEQMLKEMQSAVSASVMGMDKFSEEIRRSVGEVRQVAEQLSSVMDQVQKLTPQFDAVLQGMQSQAIGASQISDTMMQLNDATQQTVESLKATSEAVHQLQYAAGDLQSSVSTFAVTI; encoded by the coding sequence ATGTTCAAAGACCTGAGTATCAAGAATAAACTGTACCTGGGCTTCGGCTCCATCGTGGCCATCATCCTGATCCTGCTGGGCGTGGCCTACAACAGCTTTTCGCGGCTGTCCGAGGCTAATGCATGGGACCGCCATACGATGGAAGTGCTGGTCGAGATCGACAAGATCCACAATTCCATCCTGCAAATCCAGGTGGAAGCGCGCGGTTTCATCCTGACCGGCAACGAAGCCTCGCTGACGCCGGAAACCGATGAAACGGCAATGCTGAGCCAACACACGCAAAAAGCCATCGCCATGACGGTCGACAACAAGCTGCAGTCGGAACGCTTCCGCAAGATCGACCAGCTGACCACCACCTGGGTCAAGGAATGGATCACTCCCCTGATCGAGAAGCGCCGCGCGCTGGGCAATGCCCCGGGCGCCACGGAAGCGGTGGCGCGCTCCATGCCGCCAAGCGGCTACCCGGCTGTCGCGCAAGCGAACAAGCTGCTCGACGAAGTGGCCGCCGAGGAAACCCGCTTGCTGGCCGAACGCACGGCCACCACGGCAAAATTGCAGGAAACCATGATGTTGACCCTGGCCTTGGGCGGCCTGCTGTGCGTGGTGCTGGCGCTGGGCATTTCCTATCTGCTGGGCCGTGCCATCCTCGGCCCGCTGAACAGCCTGACGGACGCCGTCGGGCGCATCGCCGGCGGCGAGCAAGGCGCGCGCGCCGCCATCCTCTCGCGCGACGAACTGGGCAAGGTAACGGAAGAGTTCAACCGCATGGCGCAAACCATCCAGGACAACCAGGCCAACGAATTGGCCGCCACCAACACCTTGCGGGCCAAGGTCGATTCCCTGCTGGAAGTGGTGTCCAAGGCAGCCTCGGGCGACCTGACGGGCAAGGTCGGCATCACGGGCAGCGATGCCATCGGCCAGCTGGGCAATGGCCTGGCGAAGATGTTCGAAAACCTGCGCAGCCTGCTCAACAATGTGCAAAAGGCCGGCATCCAGGTGACGACGTCCGCCACGGAAATCGCCGCCTCGGCGCGCCAGCAGGAAGCCACGGGCATTGAGCAAGCGCAAACGAGCGTGGAAATTCTCAGCACCACCAAGGAAATCTCGGCCAACACGAGCCAGTTGCTCAAAACCATGGAAGACGCTACCGCCGTGGCCGACTACACGACGAATGCGACGGCCGAAGCGCAAAACAACCTCAAGCGCATGGATTCGACCATGCAGCACATGGTCTCGGCCACCGATTCCATCAACGCCAAGCTGGCCGCCCTGTCGGAAAAAGCCAGCAATATCAATAGCGTGCTGATCACCATCACGAAGGTGGCCGACCAGACCAACATCCTGTCGCTGAACGCCGCCATCGAGGCGGAAAAGGCGGGCGAGGCGGGCCGCGGGTTCTCCGTCGTGGCGACGGAAATCCGCCGCCTGGCCGACCAGACGTCCGTCTCCACCTGGGATATCGAGCAAATGCTCAAGGAAATGCAATCGGCCGTGTCCGCCAGCGTGATGGGCATGGATAAATTCTCGGAAGAAATTCGCCGCAGCGTGGGCGAAGTGCGGCAAGTGGCCGAGCAGCTGTCGTCCGTGATGGACCAGGTGCAGAAACTCACGCCGCAGTTCGACGCCGTGCTGCAAGGCATGCAGTCGCAGGCGATCGGCGCGTCGCAAATCTCCGACACCATGATGCAGCTCAACGACGCCACCCAGCAAACGGTGGAGTCATTAAAAGCCACCAGCGAAGCGGTGCACCAGCTGCAATATGCGGCGGGCGACCTGCAGTCGAGCGTGTCGACCTTCGCCGTCACCATCTGA
- a CDS encoding M48 family metallopeptidase: MYSLAFSILFVSVLVLTLAVRFWLASRQIRHVLAHRAAVPPEFAEKIPLAAHQKAADYTVAKTKFGLLTLLVNYAVLIGFTLLGGLQWLALHLNEWMGAGSPMLYQIGLIVAFAVISGLIDLPFDYYRQFVLEQRFGFNTMARKLFFTDMLKGVGLGAAIGLPLIWVVLTLMAKSGGLWWLYAWFVWSGFQLLMMVLFPTVIAPLFNKFTPLADEALKNRIEGLMQRVGFASKGLFVMDGSKRSAHGNAYFSGFGANKRIVFFDTLLSRLAPQEIEAVLAHELGHFKLKHIVKRIAMMFVISLGFLALLGFLKTQPWFYAGLGVDPVALALTGQPTDALALLLFMLALPVFTFLLGPLTSLSSRKHEFEADAFAATHTQADDLVSALVKMYEDNASTLTPDPLHSAFYDSHPPASVRIRHLKGATT; this comes from the coding sequence ATGTATTCACTCGCGTTTTCGATTTTGTTTGTATCCGTCCTCGTTTTGACCCTGGCCGTGCGCTTCTGGCTCGCTTCGCGGCAGATCCGCCACGTGCTGGCGCACCGCGCGGCAGTCCCGCCCGAATTCGCGGAAAAAATTCCCTTGGCGGCGCACCAGAAGGCGGCCGACTATACGGTGGCCAAGACCAAGTTCGGCCTGCTGACCCTGCTGGTCAACTATGCCGTGCTGATCGGTTTTACCCTGCTGGGCGGCTTGCAATGGCTGGCGCTGCACCTGAATGAATGGATGGGTGCGGGTTCGCCCATGCTGTACCAGATCGGCCTGATCGTCGCCTTTGCCGTCATTTCGGGCCTGATCGACCTGCCCTTCGATTACTACCGCCAGTTTGTGCTGGAACAACGTTTTGGCTTCAATACCATGGCGCGCAAGCTGTTCTTCACGGACATGCTCAAGGGCGTGGGCCTGGGCGCTGCCATCGGCCTGCCGCTGATCTGGGTCGTGCTGACCCTGATGGCCAAGTCGGGCGGCCTGTGGTGGCTGTACGCGTGGTTCGTCTGGAGCGGCTTCCAGCTGCTGATGATGGTGCTGTTTCCCACCGTCATCGCGCCCCTGTTCAACAAATTCACGCCGCTGGCCGACGAAGCGCTGAAAAACCGCATCGAAGGCTTGATGCAGCGCGTCGGTTTCGCCTCGAAAGGCTTGTTCGTCATGGATGGCTCGAAGCGCAGCGCCCACGGCAATGCGTATTTCTCGGGCTTTGGCGCCAACAAGCGCATCGTCTTCTTCGACACCCTGCTGTCGCGCCTGGCGCCGCAGGAGATCGAGGCCGTGCTGGCGCATGAACTGGGCCACTTCAAGCTCAAGCACATCGTCAAGCGCATCGCCATGATGTTCGTCATCTCGCTGGGCTTTCTGGCGCTGCTGGGCTTCCTGAAAACGCAGCCATGGTTCTATGCGGGCCTGGGCGTCGACCCTGTCGCGCTGGCATTGACGGGCCAGCCGACGGACGCGCTGGCCCTGCTGTTGTTCATGCTGGCCTTGCCCGTCTTCACCTTCCTGCTGGGACCGTTGACCTCGCTCAGCTCGCGCAAGCACGAATTCGAAGCCGACGCCTTTGCCGCCACGCACACGCAGGCGGACGACCTGGTCTCGGCCCTCGTGAAAATGTATGAAGACAATGCGTCGACCCTGACGCCTGACCCGCTGCACTCGGCCTTTTACGATAGCCACCCACCGGCCAGCGTGCGCATCCGCCACCTGAAAGGGGCTACGACATGA
- a CDS encoding ATP-binding protein, whose protein sequence is MFALEHDVAQWESALLPLRGAGRVPLLLLLAWHLRQRNCAQALHHAAEAAALLPHVQLPPPALASAQARLQLVQAEVAWLQGALDAAESLAMAAHAILCAHGDGAGCADAHWLLSSIAVDRGDHARCDAELLAAAQQARSAGDAIRAGLADAATARWAVLHDAPAAQVRWGGYFQTDGASGKLPAPLAAWVHDFRGLLAHTSRDLGTAAGHYMQSYEAALESGQLRGAITAAINIGDCFSSLNDNESALEWMQCALDLARPTGWPRSIGACQTHTAETMRKLGRLADAETLLREALHILAPVAGARTYANALFHLGELSLDKGDYDTALDAFSRLAQRAEALGQADFRSMAQRGSAHALSYLDRPDEALQAAERACQLATAQGDAMHQVAALRVLSMLHARHDLPPPAGMQERNPALHFLHQALQVADSIEGYVPPGELLDALAREYAHAGDYARAYDIALDAGVAREKSHTQQASNRATAMQVYHQTEHARSEGYHHRELAASEARRAEVLQQTSETLERLSAIGQEITTHLDASAVFQVLDRHVHALLPVNTFAVYMLDAAGTALRRAHGMEAGRPLSDNAIPLSNPRAYSVRCLLGRREVYIDQVPPKRHAYTVPGTLHNQSVLYVPLTVGERVLGVMTVQACHAHAYGERERLIFRTLCAYGAIALDNASAYRQLQDAQAQLVSQEKLAALGSLMAGVAHELNTPIGNSLLIASTMLQKTEDVERLMNGPGLRRSDLAAYIDDAGKASALVMRGLHSAADLVNSFKQVAVDRTTEQRRQFDLQQVSNEIIATVMNRIRSSGHRIETDIAFGISLDSYPGPFGQVITNLINNALLHAFAPAPNDGAAGKGCMRLSATPDGARVRIVFADNGGGIAEQHLSRIFDPFFTTKLGQGGSGLGLSISYNIVTALLGGTIQVASSPAGTHFTLDLPLVAPQIDAASPASIY, encoded by the coding sequence ATGTTCGCGCTCGAACATGACGTAGCGCAGTGGGAAAGCGCATTGCTGCCGTTGCGCGGCGCCGGGCGCGTACCGCTGCTGCTGTTGCTGGCATGGCATTTGCGCCAGCGCAACTGCGCACAGGCTCTGCACCATGCAGCCGAAGCGGCAGCCTTGTTGCCCCACGTCCAACTGCCGCCCCCCGCCTTGGCCAGCGCCCAAGCGCGTCTGCAACTGGTGCAGGCGGAAGTGGCATGGCTGCAAGGCGCACTCGATGCGGCCGAAAGCCTGGCCATGGCGGCGCACGCCATCCTATGCGCGCATGGCGACGGCGCCGGCTGCGCCGACGCCCACTGGCTGCTGTCCTCGATCGCCGTCGACCGGGGCGACCATGCCCGCTGCGACGCCGAACTGCTGGCTGCGGCGCAGCAAGCGCGTAGCGCCGGCGATGCGATACGCGCCGGCCTGGCCGACGCGGCCACGGCGCGCTGGGCCGTCTTGCACGACGCGCCGGCCGCCCAGGTCCGATGGGGCGGCTACTTCCAGACCGACGGCGCCAGCGGCAAGCTGCCCGCGCCGCTGGCCGCCTGGGTGCACGACTTTCGCGGCTTGCTGGCGCACACCTCGCGCGACCTGGGCACGGCCGCCGGCCACTACATGCAAAGCTATGAGGCGGCCCTGGAAAGCGGCCAGCTGCGCGGCGCGATCACGGCCGCCATCAATATCGGCGACTGTTTCTCCAGCCTCAACGACAACGAATCGGCCCTTGAATGGATGCAGTGCGCGCTGGACCTGGCGCGTCCCACCGGCTGGCCGCGCAGCATCGGCGCCTGCCAGACGCATACGGCCGAAACCATGCGCAAGCTGGGGCGCCTGGCCGACGCCGAAACACTGCTGCGCGAAGCGCTGCACATCCTGGCCCCCGTGGCGGGCGCGCGCACCTATGCCAACGCCCTGTTCCACTTGGGCGAACTGAGCCTGGACAAGGGCGACTACGACACGGCGCTCGACGCCTTCAGCCGCCTGGCGCAGCGCGCCGAAGCGCTGGGCCAGGCCGATTTCCGCAGCATGGCCCAGCGCGGCAGCGCCCACGCGCTGTCCTATCTGGACCGTCCGGACGAGGCGCTGCAGGCGGCCGAACGGGCTTGCCAGCTGGCCACCGCGCAGGGCGACGCCATGCACCAGGTGGCGGCGCTGCGCGTTTTGTCCATGCTGCATGCGCGCCACGACTTGCCGCCGCCCGCAGGCATGCAGGAACGCAATCCCGCCCTGCATTTCTTGCACCAGGCACTGCAGGTGGCCGACTCCATCGAAGGCTATGTGCCGCCGGGCGAACTGCTCGATGCGCTGGCGCGCGAGTACGCGCATGCGGGCGACTATGCGCGCGCCTACGATATCGCCCTCGATGCGGGCGTGGCGCGCGAAAAAAGCCACACCCAGCAGGCGAGCAACCGCGCCACCGCCATGCAGGTCTACCACCAGACGGAACATGCGCGTTCGGAAGGCTATCACCACCGCGAACTGGCCGCCTCCGAAGCGCGCCGCGCCGAAGTATTGCAGCAGACCAGCGAGACCCTGGAGCGGCTGTCGGCCATCGGCCAGGAAATCACCACCCACCTCGACGCCAGCGCCGTGTTCCAGGTACTGGACCGCCACGTGCATGCCTTGCTGCCAGTCAATACCTTTGCCGTCTACATGCTCGATGCGGCGGGCACAGCGCTGCGCCGCGCGCACGGCATGGAGGCGGGCCGGCCCCTGTCCGACAACGCCATTCCACTGAGCAACCCACGCGCCTATTCCGTGCGCTGCCTGCTGGGCCGGCGCGAAGTGTATATCGACCAGGTGCCGCCCAAGCGCCACGCCTACACCGTGCCCGGCACGCTGCATAACCAGAGCGTACTGTACGTGCCCTTGACGGTGGGCGAACGCGTGCTGGGCGTGATGACGGTGCAGGCTTGCCATGCCCATGCCTACGGCGAACGCGAACGCCTGATCTTCCGCACCCTGTGCGCGTATGGCGCCATCGCGCTCGACAATGCCAGCGCCTACCGGCAACTGCAAGACGCCCAGGCGCAACTGGTATCGCAGGAAAAACTGGCCGCCCTGGGTTCGCTGATGGCGGGCGTGGCGCATGAACTCAACACCCCGATCGGCAACAGCCTGCTGATCGCCAGCACCATGCTGCAAAAGACGGAAGACGTGGAACGCCTGATGAACGGTCCCGGCCTGCGACGCTCGGACCTGGCCGCCTACATCGACGATGCGGGCAAGGCATCGGCGCTGGTGATGCGCGGCCTGCACAGCGCGGCCGACCTGGTCAACAGCTTCAAGCAGGTGGCCGTTGACCGCACCACCGAACAACGGCGCCAGTTCGACCTGCAGCAGGTGAGCAATGAAATCATCGCCACCGTCATGAACCGCATCCGCAGCTCGGGCCACCGCATCGAGACGGATATCGCATTCGGCATCTCGCTGGACAGCTATCCGGGCCCGTTCGGCCAGGTGATCACCAATCTGATCAACAACGCCCTGCTGCACGCCTTCGCTCCCGCGCCCAACGACGGCGCCGCCGGCAAGGGCTGCATGCGTTTGTCCGCCACGCCCGATGGCGCGCGCGTGCGGATCGTCTTCGCCGACAATGGCGGCGGCATCGCCGAACAGCATTTGTCGCGCATCTTCGACCCTTTCTTTACCACCAAGCTGGGCCAGGGCGGCAGCGGCCTCGGTTTGTCGATCAGCTACAACATCGTCACGGCCCTGCTGGGCGGCACCATCCAGGTGGCCAGCAGCCCCGCCGGCACGCATTTCACGCTGGACTTGCCCCTGGTGGCGCCGCAGATCGATGCGGCCAGCCCGGCCAGCATCTATTGA
- the argF gene encoding ornithine carbamoyltransferase, translating into MSTKKPIKHYLQFSDFTLEEYEYVIERAHLIKRKFKNYEIYHPLIDRTLVMVFEKNSTRTRLSFEAGMHQLGGAAIYLNTRDSQLGRGEPVEDAGQVMSRMCDIIMVRTFGQEIIERFAANSRVPVINGLTNEHHPCQVFADIFTYIEHRGSIAGKVVAWIGDANNMLYSWLQAAEVFGFHVNVSTPKGYDIDLSQVKTERYTFFANPSDACEGAHLVNTDVWTSMGYEAENAARIAAFDGWIVDGAKMARAAPDALFMHCLPAHRGEEVAAEVIDGPQSVVWDEAENRLHVQKALIEYLLLGKIQ; encoded by the coding sequence ATGTCGACAAAAAAACCGATCAAGCACTACCTCCAGTTCTCCGATTTCACGTTGGAAGAGTATGAATATGTGATCGAACGCGCCCATCTGATCAAGCGCAAGTTCAAGAATTACGAAATCTACCATCCACTGATCGACCGCACCCTGGTGATGGTCTTTGAAAAGAACTCCACCCGCACGCGATTGTCGTTCGAAGCCGGCATGCACCAGCTGGGCGGCGCCGCCATCTACCTGAACACGCGCGACTCCCAGCTGGGCCGCGGCGAGCCGGTGGAAGACGCGGGCCAGGTCATGTCGCGCATGTGCGACATCATCATGGTGCGCACCTTCGGCCAGGAAATCATCGAGCGTTTCGCCGCCAATTCGCGCGTGCCGGTGATCAATGGCCTGACCAATGAACACCACCCGTGCCAGGTCTTTGCCGATATCTTCACCTACATCGAACACCGCGGTTCGATCGCCGGCAAGGTCGTCGCCTGGATCGGCGACGCCAACAACATGCTGTACTCGTGGCTGCAGGCGGCCGAAGTGTTCGGCTTCCACGTCAACGTATCGACGCCGAAGGGCTACGACATCGACCTGTCGCAAGTCAAGACCGAGCGCTACACCTTCTTCGCCAACCCGTCCGACGCCTGCGAAGGCGCGCACCTGGTCAACACGGACGTGTGGACCAGCATGGGTTACGAAGCGGAAAACGCGGCCCGTATCGCCGCCTTCGACGGCTGGATCGTCGATGGCGCGAAGATGGCCCGCGCCGCGCCCGACGCCCTGTTCATGCACTGCCTGCCCGCCCACCGCGGCGAGGAAGTGGCCGCCGAAGTGATCGACGGCCCCCAATCGGTCGTGTGGGACGAGGCGGAAAACCGCCTGCACGTGCAAAAAGCGCTGATCGAATACCTGTTACTCGGTAAAATCCAATAA
- a CDS encoding 4a-hydroxytetrahydrobiopterin dehydratase, whose amino-acid sequence MNTPSTLQELAQLSCAPRQHALGDTGVATLHALLPQWTVQNGKLCRDFGFKNYYQTLAFVNALAYMTHTQDHHPELIITYKTCAVRYDTHSVNQGAGGLSENDFICAAKADLIYQSSQVAP is encoded by the coding sequence ATGAATACGCCATCCACACTGCAAGAGCTGGCCCAACTGTCCTGCGCGCCGCGCCAGCACGCGCTGGGCGACACCGGCGTCGCCACCCTGCACGCGCTGCTGCCGCAATGGACAGTACAAAATGGCAAGCTGTGCCGCGACTTCGGCTTCAAGAATTACTACCAGACCCTGGCGTTCGTGAACGCCCTGGCCTATATGACCCATACGCAAGACCACCATCCGGAGCTCATCATTACTTACAAAACCTGCGCCGTGCGCTACGACACGCACTCGGTCAACCAGGGCGCCGGCGGCCTGTCCGAAAACGACTTCATCTGCGCCGCCAAGGCCGACCTCATTTACCAGAGCAGCCAGGTGGCCCCATGA
- the rsgA gene encoding ribosome small subunit-dependent GTPase A has protein sequence MSEGKLTGVIIAAHGRHYLADVDGAKLQCVTRGKKTNVAVGDIVHLTRTSNDQAVIDRIEERKTLLYRSDQYKSKLLAANLTQLFIVVATEPGFADDLISRSLVAADAAGIEARIILNKTDVTASLERARERLLPYSSMGYPVDEVSARAEPEHAVATLAPLLAGQSSILIGQSGMGKSSLINLLVPDADIAVREISAALDTGKHTTTFTRLYKLDELGANSSIIDSPGFQEFGLYHLSEGMLERAFREFQPYLGGCKFYNCRHLIEPQCAILQALSEGKIAKMRHTLYGQLLHESAQTLY, from the coding sequence ATGAGCGAAGGCAAGTTGACGGGCGTCATCATCGCCGCCCACGGCCGCCATTACCTGGCCGACGTGGACGGCGCCAAGCTGCAATGCGTAACGCGCGGCAAGAAAACCAATGTGGCCGTGGGCGACATCGTGCACCTGACGCGCACCTCGAACGACCAGGCCGTCATCGACCGCATCGAGGAACGCAAGACCCTGCTGTACCGCTCGGACCAGTACAAATCGAAGCTGCTGGCGGCCAATTTGACGCAGCTGTTCATCGTCGTGGCGACGGAACCGGGCTTTGCCGATGACCTGATCTCGCGCTCGCTGGTGGCGGCCGACGCGGCCGGCATCGAGGCGCGCATCATCCTGAATAAAACGGACGTGACCGCTTCGCTGGAACGGGCCCGCGAGCGCCTGCTGCCGTATTCCTCGATGGGCTATCCCGTCGATGAAGTGTCGGCGCGCGCCGAACCTGAACACGCCGTGGCCACCCTGGCGCCGCTGCTGGCGGGCCAGTCGTCGATCCTGATCGGCCAGTCGGGCATGGGCAAGTCATCCTTGATCAACCTGCTGGTGCCGGACGCCGACATCGCCGTGCGCGAAATCTCGGCCGCGCTCGACACGGGCAAACACACGACGACCTTTACGCGGCTGTACAAGCTCGATGAACTGGGCGCCAACAGTTCCATCATCGACTCGCCCGGCTTCCAGGAATTCGGTCTGTATCACCTGTCCGAAGGCATGCTCGAGCGGGCTTTCCGCGAGTTCCAGCCCTACCTGGGCGGCTGCAAGTTCTATAACTGCCGCCACCTGATCGAGCCGCAGTGCGCCATCCTGCAAGCCTTGTCGGAAGGCAAGATCGCCAAGATGCGCCATACCCTGTATGGCCAGCTGCTGCACGAATCGGCGCAGACACTGTATTAA
- a CDS encoding chemotaxis protein CheW has translation MKVLLFHIGRDRYGLPLAGIVRVLPLLELKQLPLTPDYVAGLMDLHGTPVPVIDLSRLAGLPPAAAQFDTRIVIVDYRAPGGGTTHALGLLASQVRGIADIDPLQLEDSGVATAPFLGQVASDADGIVQLVELDHLLPPDVRALLFQEASAA, from the coding sequence ATGAAAGTGCTGCTCTTTCACATCGGACGCGACCGCTATGGCCTGCCCCTGGCCGGCATCGTGCGCGTGCTGCCGCTGCTGGAGCTGAAACAGTTGCCGCTCACGCCAGACTACGTGGCCGGCCTGATGGACTTGCACGGCACGCCCGTGCCCGTGATCGACCTGTCGCGCCTGGCCGGGCTGCCGCCCGCCGCCGCGCAGTTCGACACGCGCATCGTCATCGTCGACTACCGCGCACCGGGCGGCGGGACGACGCACGCGCTGGGCTTGCTGGCCTCGCAGGTGCGCGGCATCGCCGACATCGACCCGCTCCAGCTTGAGGACAGCGGCGTGGCGACGGCGCCCTTCCTGGGCCAGGTGGCCAGCGACGCCGACGGCATCGTGCAGCTGGTCGAGCTGGATCACCTGCTGCCGCCGGACGTGCGCGCGCTGCTGTTTCAGGAAGCGAGCGCGGCATGA